Part of the Pseudodesulfovibrio hydrargyri genome is shown below.
CCCAGCCGGGCTGCCTGGCCTCCCGCCACTTGTCCACCACCAGATGACTGGTCGGCAACCCCATGCGGCCCGCAAGCTGGTTGGCCACGGCGATGAGCCCGATCAGCGGCAGCGGAACGGGGATGACCCGTTGCCTGCGTCCCACGGCCCGGCCGATGGCCCTGGCGATTTCGGCCCAGTCGGCCACCTGCCCGGAAAGATAGTAGATGCTGCCGCTGGCCGCCCGGCCGTTTAGCAACGCCTCGCCCAGCCCGACCATGCCACGGACCAGATCTCGGACGTGGACAATGGACATGCGCACGCGCGGGCTGCCCGGC
Proteins encoded:
- a CDS encoding NAD-dependent epimerase/dehydratase family protein, whose protein sequence is MISVRAKLESESILGGLRRDLALGIVRPPMVYGPRDTAFIPLYKGARWGVFPVPGSPRVRMSIVHVRDLVRGMVGLGEALLNGRAASGSIYYLSGQVADWAEIARAIGRAVGRRQRVIPVPLPLIGLIAVANQLAGRMGLPTSHLVVDKWREARQPGWVCSHARAAADFGYSPQVGLEEGMRTTVAWCREHGLLR